A genomic region of Deltaproteobacteria bacterium contains the following coding sequences:
- a CDS encoding elongation factor Tu, producing the protein MSKEKFERTKPHVNVGTIGHVDHGKTTLTAAITARQA; encoded by the coding sequence ATGTCCAAGGAGAAGTTCGAGCGAACCAAGCCTCACGTGAACGTGGGGACGATCGGTCACGTGGATCACGGGAAGACGACGTTGACGGCGGCGATCACGGCGCGTCAGGCGA